In Pyrus communis chromosome 15, drPyrComm1.1, whole genome shotgun sequence, the genomic stretch TGCCGTGGAGCACTGGGTCTTCACGGTTCCAAAATAACATTGTAAGCAAGCTCTATGCCATAATTCAAGAGAAACTATGAGCATTCGAACTTAGGTGCAAAGGGAAAGCGCATTGGTTTAACCAACTTGGCTACGCCAAAAAAGCTATATGGTATTATTGTTGAACTTCTTAACTATTTTTGCATGTATAAGTTGTACCTGTTTGTGTATGTGAACAGAGTAATTTTCTTGCTAATTTCAAACAAATACACAATTACAATAGTGTATTCCAAACAAACAATTGTATAACAGGAAGCTAATTACAGACTGCTCATCAACTTAGCATGCTTCTTTTTCAAACGAGATAACTACAAATTGCTTTAACCACTCACACAACTCTTAATTCAATTGGAAAAATCATATTTCACAACAGTTCACACGTGCCTAATTGAGCGTTAGATATCGCAAACAATAAGCAACCTTCCAAGACCATACCTCCTCCTTGTTGAATTCCGAGAAGCTCTTGGCGGAATCAAGTTTAGTTCTTTCCTTTCACTTCTCTCTACTTGCGTGAATCACCTCTTGTAAATATGACAATTTCAATACCATCAAAAGCTTAGGTTCACAGCATCagaataattattttaaattgaacatGTCATATGATCGTAATGTCATGACACTATCAAAACAGAAATATCAGTGCCTTCAGATTACTGTGATCGAAGTACATAAACTAATAAGGAAATAAATGCACGCCAAACAGGGGTTTTATATGGTAAACTCGGAGCCATGTAAGGTTGTCGCACAAATGCACAAGGTACTGACAGTTAAGGAGTCTCGAATAAACAAATAGATATGgatcatataaacattccaAAGTTCAAtaagataaaacaaaaatacagaAAGTTTACTGGGCAAATTCAAAAAGTGCATGGAAATAGTGCTAAACTAACATAGCTTTTTATGTCAAGCAATACGAAAAGTCGATAGAAAATACAAAGTTCATAGAACAAAAGATCAGGTAAACTACATCAAGCAAACTGGAAACCTTTTAAAAGTTCATGTTCTTCTTTGCACAAGATATGTCCCAGTTCCCAGCAGAGCCGAAATGAACCACATCAAAGAAACAGAGGAAACAATTGTACCATTTGCTGGTGACATAGTCGTACACCAAGAAAATTGGAAATAGACTGTCCCACTGTACACGCCAAAATGATAAATCCCCGCATCATCTGGGCCTTTAGAAGCAAGGCAAGGCAAGCAAGGGTCCAACCTTGGCCCTGAAAATGCAGGGATTTGAAATAAGAATCATGAAACCGAACTCTATATGCATTCACATGGTAACAAGGAAACCAAGCACAATTCAATGAGTAAAAAGATAATATGGCATCACAACTGGCTTCATATTCCATGCAATATGCAGAACAAAATAACCAATCTTCCACATACATAATGATACCATCTCATTCAACCAAAAAATTGAGAGAACAGAAAGATGGTGCATGATGCATTAGCCAGCAATACATGCAAGTGGGGTGTCAGAATATGGTGACCCTTGTTCCCGGATCAGAAACTTGGTTTTTCATTTTACCTCGCAAAAAATCTAGAGTCAGACACAGAAGTCCTTATGATAAAACCAAAACCATGCGGAGACAAGTGTTCATCCTTGTCATCACCATCGAACTAACAGACGTAATTGGGTCCCAATAGACTAGATCCTGGATATGTACAAATCCTCTCTGGTTTAATCTCACTAAATACTGGACATGAGAGCTACAAAGCACAAGCCTTCCCAAAAGGAGAAAAGGGGTACAAATACTCAATTCTTAATATGATAAAGTACATAGCTTCCCAAGTACAAATTTTATATACTTACATTTGCACATTGGAAACTAAAATaagcacaacaaaatggagCAATATATCCTTGTTTCTTCCAATGGAAAAAAACTGGTAACGAGATTATGAAAAACAGTTGACAAGAAACAGTACAGATTTCCCAAGACTAAATATTCACTTCTACAAAGGTACATAATTTCCAAAGTACAAATTTCCCAAGTTTAAATCAGTAAAGCTTGAACAATCAAGATGAGCAGGAGAAATCATAACAATTATTGTCTGATTCTTACAAAGTACGAGAGGCAATAAAGCTATTGAACATCATAAAGATCAAAAGTTATCTAAGATTAAAGTTTGTTCCTGGTGAGAGTAAGTTCCTTACTTCCATCAAATGTTCATCATTTGAAATGTGAAGTGAAATACGGAGATTTGTCAACAACGCTTCTTGTTCCCAGTTTAAGGACCCAGAAGCATGCATTGCTACCAGAGTACTGCGATAAGCATTCAATTCTAACCTATGTATTCCTGCTGCTACATCCTCTTTCAGAGGAAGGGAAAAGTTTTCTTGCGCATCTTCATAGCAACAAAAAGTCTCTGCATCACTAGAAAGGGTATCTGCATCTTGACTAGTACCTACTAAATGACCGGACAACTTATTTGAACTGCTACTAATAACACTGCAACTACCAACAGAGCATGCATCATTAATACTATCATTAAGTTCTGAGCTTCTTTCAACAAAACAAGAGATAACACCATTTAGCTTCTCCCTCTCCTTTTCAAAACATCCAGTTGTACGATTCATAAAGGAAGTATGCATGTATTTTTCACCCAGATTTTCGCGCGGGTAAGCAACAGCATCTACCTTTTTGAGCAAGTAAGATGGGGACCCAGCAAAAACACGTTGACGCTCACACCCCTTCTTAATTGCCCTCACCTTTCGAGAATATCCCTCAATAGAAGAGCTATCTGGAGAAGCTCTCTTCAATGATCCAGATGAAACACTATGGGAATCCTGACAACTGATGTTGTACATGGGAGGTAAACAACCATTTCCGCTGGGTAACTTTATTTTTGCATTCATTTGTGGGACTTGCGAGCTCATCTGATTATCGGGACCCTATCAAAAG encodes the following:
- the LOC137717976 gene encoding uncharacterized protein isoform X1, which codes for MRFKKRSKVEVLSQKEAPAGAWRCAVIVSGNGHTYSVSYDSSGKDSQADMQRVSRKDIRPCPPPVQRVESWAVGDVAELFDDGFWKMVTVLKVLDENYYLASLLGSSEELRVHKYRIRARQLWNNDRWVVIGKGPDNQMSSQVPQMNAKIKLPSGNGCLPPMYNISCQDSHSVSSGSLKRASPDSSSIEGYSRKVRAIKKGCERQRVFAGSPSYLLKKVDAVAYPRENLGEKYMHTSFMNRTTGCFEKEREKLNGVISCFVERSSELNDSINDACSVGSCSVISSSSNKLSGHLVGTSQDADTLSSDAETFCCYEDAQENFSLPLKEDVAAGIHRLELNAYRSTLVAMHASGSLNWEQEALLTNLRISLHISNDEHLMEGQGWTLACLALLLKAQMMRGFIILACTVGQSISNFLGVRLCHQQMVQLFPLFL
- the LOC137717976 gene encoding uncharacterized protein isoform X2 yields the protein MRFKKRSKVEVLSQKEAPAGAWRCAVIVSGNGHTYSVSYDSSGKDSQADMQRVSRKDIRPCPPPVQRVESWAVGDVAELFDDGFWKMVTVLKVLDENYYLASLLGSSEELRVHKYRIRARQLWNNDRWVVIGKGPDNQMSSQVPQMNAKIKLPSGNGCLPPMYNISCQDSHSVSSGSLKRASPDSSSIEGYSRKVRAIKKGCERQRVFAGSPSYLLKKVDAVAYPRENLGEKYMHTSFMNRTTGCFEKEREKLNGVISCFVERSSELNDSINDACSVGSCSVISSSSNKLSGHLVGTSQDADTLSSDAETFCCYEDAQENFSLPLKEDVAAGIHRLELNAYRSTLVAMHASGSLNWEQEALLTNLRISLHISNDEHLMEVRNLLSPGTNFNLR